Proteins from one Chitinophaga oryzae genomic window:
- a CDS encoding vWA domain-containing protein, giving the protein MDHRRILEEVTRTSIELLMQEPFYSHFFAAINKEVTNPDSEIQTMAVGLRQRGHTLYINPTFWDHFFTDKRHRYGVVKHEVLHIVFKHTLVSEPTADRLLVNIAMDIVVNQYIDRAQLPVESVFLEGFPDLNLEKNQTWQYYYEKLVHLRDNIDTLYKDCDSARMLCSISAASHGMERHRQWREIFERSQLDKDLTSLEIDNLINIARSKTSEKSYGKLPGSFRAYLDSILLKSKPLVDWRRVIRLFSESSSKTKVRNTLKRPSRRFGTNPGIKIRKQKKLLIAVDTSGSVGGDELATFFNEVHHLWRQGAEIHVLECDAAVQRVYTYKGTPPEFILGRGGTDFNPPIAYGNDNFRPDGLIYFTDGVAPAPSVTARFPLLWVISNNGIGSDTDEFRALPGRKAKLISS; this is encoded by the coding sequence ATGGACCATAGGAGAATATTGGAAGAAGTTACCCGGACCAGCATAGAACTATTGATGCAGGAGCCTTTCTATTCCCACTTTTTTGCCGCCATCAACAAAGAAGTGACCAACCCGGATTCGGAGATACAGACCATGGCCGTAGGACTGCGCCAGAGGGGCCATACGCTCTATATCAACCCCACCTTCTGGGACCATTTTTTTACGGATAAGCGTCACCGTTATGGAGTGGTAAAACATGAAGTATTACACATCGTTTTCAAACATACGCTGGTATCGGAACCGACGGCCGACCGCCTGCTGGTCAACATCGCCATGGACATTGTGGTCAATCAGTACATCGACCGGGCGCAGCTGCCGGTGGAATCGGTGTTCCTGGAAGGTTTTCCGGATTTAAATCTTGAAAAAAACCAGACATGGCAATATTATTACGAGAAACTGGTGCACCTGCGCGATAACATCGACACGCTGTATAAAGACTGTGATAGCGCGCGCATGCTGTGTTCTATCTCAGCAGCCTCCCACGGGATGGAGCGGCACCGCCAGTGGAGAGAGATCTTCGAACGCAGCCAGCTGGACAAAGACCTGACAAGCCTTGAGATAGATAATCTTATCAACATCGCCCGCTCCAAAACCAGTGAAAAAAGCTACGGCAAGCTGCCCGGCTCCTTCAGGGCCTACCTCGATTCCATCCTGCTCAAAAGCAAACCGCTGGTCGACTGGCGCCGCGTTATCCGGCTTTTTTCAGAAAGCAGCAGCAAAACAAAAGTGCGCAATACGCTCAAACGTCCCTCCCGGCGCTTTGGCACCAATCCCGGCATCAAAATCCGGAAACAGAAAAAACTGCTGATAGCGGTGGACACCTCCGGCAGCGTGGGCGGCGATGAGCTGGCTACCTTTTTCAACGAAGTACATCATCTCTGGCGGCAGGGCGCCGAAATACACGTGCTCGAATGCGACGCCGCCGTACAACGGGTGTACACCTATAAGGGAACACCGCCTGAATTTATCCTGGGCCGCGGCGGCACCGATTTCAACCCGCCGATTGCCTATGGCAATGATAACTTCCGCCCGGACGGGCTGATCTATTTCACCGATGGCGTGGCGCCTGCGCCCAGCGTCACGGCGCGTTTCCCGCTGCTGTGGGTCATCAGCAACAACGGCATCGGCAGCGATACGGATGAGTTCCGCGCACTGCCCGGCAGAAAAGCCAAACTGATTTCATCCTGA